Proteins co-encoded in one Triplophysa dalaica isolate WHDGS20190420 chromosome 16, ASM1584641v1, whole genome shotgun sequence genomic window:
- the LOC130438216 gene encoding pregnancy-specific glycoprotein 22-like isoform X1: protein MFRVMLLMFGLMLLMFQMISCEDQMCRFNQTEICYAVLGHKLSLQMDPESQRYDATLKHHKTGNKTVDPTCKIKNDKIKENTCDLYKSRSDVMISNGAVIINHVIREDSGRYTIVLTDSTGSETSAELQMNVKGEDQMCRFNQTEICYAVLGHKLSLQMDPESQHYDAYIQHLKTGDRTVDPTCKIKNDKIKENTCDLYKSRSDVMIINGTVIINNVIREDSGRYTIVLTDSTGSETSAELQMNVKDSGSVVFVIVWSLQMMILLLLLGGFHIYIRNTHTSGGKLEEDTAL, encoded by the exons atgttcaGAGTAATGTTGTTGATGTTTGGACTGATGCTGCTGATGTTCCAGATGATCTCAT gtgAGGATCAGATGTGCAGGTTTAATCAGACAGAAATCTGTTATGCAGTTCTGGGACACAAACTCTCTCTGCAGATGGATCCAGAGTCTCAACGCTATGACgcaacattaaaacatcacaaaacagGCAACAAAACAGTTGATCCaacatgtaaaattaaaaatgacaagataaAAGAGAATACTTGTGATCTTTACAAGAGCAGATCTGATGTCATGATCAGTAATGGTGCTGTGATTATAAATCATGTGATCAGAGAAGATTCAGGCAGATACACAATAGTACTTACTGACTCGACTGGCTCAGAAACATCTGCAGAACTTCAGATGaatgttaaag gtgAGGATCAGATGTGCAGGTTTAATCAGACAGAAATCTGTTATGCAGTTCTGGGACACAAACTCTCTCTGCAGATGGATCCAGAGTCTCAACACTATGACGCTTATATACAACATCTCAAAACAGGCGACAGAACAGTTGATCCaacatgtaaaattaaaaatgacaagattAAAGAGAATACTTGTGATCTTTACAAGAGCAGATCTGATGTCATGATCATTAATGGTACTGTGATTATAAATAATGTGATCAGAGAAGATTCAGGCAGATACACAATAGTACTTACTGACTCGACTGGCTCAGAAACATCTGCAGAACTTCAGATGaatgttaaag ATTCAGGGTCAGTGGTGTTTGTGATTGTGTGGAGTCTTCAGATGATGATTCTGTTGCTTCTGTTGGGAGGTTTTCACATCTacatcagaaacacacacacatcag GAGGGAAACTGGAAGAAGATACTGCTCTGTAG
- the LOC130438216 gene encoding pregnancy-specific glycoprotein 22-like isoform X2 yields MCRFNQTEICYAVLGHKLSLQMDPESQRYDATLKHHKTGNKTVDPTCKIKNDKIKENTCDLYKSRSDVMISNGAVIINHVIREDSGRYTIVLTDSTGSETSAELQMNVKGEDQMCRFNQTEICYAVLGHKLSLQMDPESQHYDAYIQHLKTGDRTVDPTCKIKNDKIKENTCDLYKSRSDVMIINGTVIINNVIREDSGRYTIVLTDSTGSETSAELQMNVKDSGSVVFVIVWSLQMMILLLLLGGFHIYIRNTHTSGGKLEEDTAL; encoded by the exons ATGTGCAGGTTTAATCAGACAGAAATCTGTTATGCAGTTCTGGGACACAAACTCTCTCTGCAGATGGATCCAGAGTCTCAACGCTATGACgcaacattaaaacatcacaaaacagGCAACAAAACAGTTGATCCaacatgtaaaattaaaaatgacaagataaAAGAGAATACTTGTGATCTTTACAAGAGCAGATCTGATGTCATGATCAGTAATGGTGCTGTGATTATAAATCATGTGATCAGAGAAGATTCAGGCAGATACACAATAGTACTTACTGACTCGACTGGCTCAGAAACATCTGCAGAACTTCAGATGaatgttaaag gtgAGGATCAGATGTGCAGGTTTAATCAGACAGAAATCTGTTATGCAGTTCTGGGACACAAACTCTCTCTGCAGATGGATCCAGAGTCTCAACACTATGACGCTTATATACAACATCTCAAAACAGGCGACAGAACAGTTGATCCaacatgtaaaattaaaaatgacaagattAAAGAGAATACTTGTGATCTTTACAAGAGCAGATCTGATGTCATGATCATTAATGGTACTGTGATTATAAATAATGTGATCAGAGAAGATTCAGGCAGATACACAATAGTACTTACTGACTCGACTGGCTCAGAAACATCTGCAGAACTTCAGATGaatgttaaag ATTCAGGGTCAGTGGTGTTTGTGATTGTGTGGAGTCTTCAGATGATGATTCTGTTGCTTCTGTTGGGAGGTTTTCACATCTacatcagaaacacacacacatcag GAGGGAAACTGGAAGAAGATACTGCTCTGTAG